The following proteins come from a genomic window of Fulvitalea axinellae:
- a CDS encoding IS4 family transposase gives MTKLKPAKRLESQFEYTKLQTLITSEPELKKLNKARLKLLCYLITSLIKVQKVGFRHLSEGYDSGATVTSNMRRIQRFFAKFEFPEEGFSRLIIRMIPVKGKYRIAIDRTNWKFGKRNINLLFLCVVYKGVGIPLIWKVLGDKKGNSSTAERKGLLGKFIEWFGADMIERITADREFIGEEWWEFLLEHGIPFYIRIKENALIGLHGGRFVNARRLFAPHKLKVAYFHPTSVTITKVKVYVSGMKYIENGKLEYLILASPKNTRESLEIYRERWQIETMFRGFKSAGFNLEDTHLQDYERINKLLCVIAIAFIWSYNIGIFKHEEEEPIKIKKHGRRAKSFFSYGLEEIAHALINKVETKIERLSGLFLSCT, from the coding sequence GTGACCAAACTTAAACCCGCAAAACGATTGGAAAGCCAGTTCGAATATACAAAACTACAGACCTTAATTACCAGTGAACCCGAGTTAAAGAAACTGAATAAGGCCCGACTAAAACTGCTTTGTTACCTGATAACCTCGTTGATCAAAGTCCAAAAGGTTGGTTTCAGACACCTTTCGGAAGGATACGATTCGGGAGCTACGGTGACGTCCAACATGAGGAGGATTCAGCGTTTCTTTGCCAAATTCGAATTTCCGGAAGAGGGCTTTTCCCGGCTTATCATCAGGATGATTCCCGTCAAAGGGAAATACCGGATCGCCATTGACCGGACCAACTGGAAGTTCGGGAAAAGGAACATCAACTTGCTGTTTCTCTGCGTTGTATACAAAGGCGTGGGTATTCCGTTGATATGGAAAGTGCTTGGGGACAAGAAGGGGAATTCGAGCACGGCCGAACGAAAAGGTCTTCTCGGGAAGTTTATCGAATGGTTCGGTGCGGATATGATCGAACGCATTACCGCTGACCGGGAATTTATCGGCGAAGAATGGTGGGAATTCCTGCTGGAACACGGGATCCCTTTTTATATCCGCATCAAGGAAAACGCGTTAATAGGGTTGCATGGCGGAAGATTCGTAAACGCCAGGCGATTGTTTGCGCCCCATAAGCTGAAAGTCGCCTATTTTCATCCGACTTCCGTGACGATCACCAAGGTGAAGGTGTATGTTTCGGGAATGAAGTACATCGAGAACGGAAAGCTCGAATACTTGATCCTCGCGTCTCCGAAAAACACTCGGGAAAGCTTAGAAATCTACCGTGAACGCTGGCAGATAGAAACCATGTTCAGGGGCTTCAAAAGTGCGGGCTTCAACCTTGAGGATACGCATTTACAAGATTACGAAAGGATAAACAAGTTGCTGTGTGTCATAGCAATAGCGTTTATCTGGTCGTATAATATCGGGATTTTCAAACACGAAGAGGAGGAGCCGATCAAAATCAAAAAACACGGGAGAAGGGCGAAAAGCTTTTTCTCGTACGGCCTTGAGGAAATAGCCCACGCTCTGATTAATAAGGTCGAAACGAAGATCGAGAGATTATCAGGGCTATTTTTGTCATGTACTTAG
- a CDS encoding IS4 family transposase yields MTKLKPAKRLESQFEYTKLQTLITSEPELKKLNKARLKLLCYLITSLIKVQKVGFRHLSEGYDSGATVTSNMRRIQRFFAKFEFPEEGFSRLIIRMIPVKGKYRIAIDRTNWKFGKRNINLLFLCVVYKGVGIPLIWKVLGDKKGNSSTAERKDLLGKFIEWFGSDMIEHITADREFIGEEWWEFLLEHGIPFYIRIKENALIGLRGGRFVNARRLFAPHKLKVAYFHPTSVTIAKVKVYVSGMKYIENGKLEYLILASPKNTRESLEIYRERWQIETMFRGFKSAGFNLEDTHLQDYGRINKLLCVIAIAFIWSYNIGIFKHDEEKPIKIKKHGRRAKSFFSYGLEEIAHALINKVETKIERLSGLFLSCT; encoded by the coding sequence GTGACCAAACTTAAACCCGCAAAACGATTGGAAAGCCAGTTCGAATATACAAAACTACAGACCTTAATTACCAGTGAACCCGAGTTAAAGAAACTGAATAAGGCCCGACTAAAACTGCTTTGTTACCTGATAACCTCGTTGATCAAAGTCCAAAAGGTTGGTTTCAGACACCTTTCGGAAGGATACGATTCGGGAGCTACGGTGACGTCCAACATGAGGAGGATTCAGCGTTTCTTTGCCAAATTCGAATTTCCGGAAGAGGGCTTTTCCCGGCTTATCATCAGGATGATTCCCGTCAAAGGGAAATACCGGATCGCCATTGACCGGACCAACTGGAAGTTCGGGAAAAGGAACATCAACTTGCTGTTTCTCTGCGTTGTATACAAAGGCGTGGGTATTCCGTTGATATGGAAAGTGCTTGGGGACAAGAAGGGGAATTCGAGCACAGCCGAACGAAAAGACCTACTCGGGAAATTTATCGAATGGTTCGGTTCGGATATGATCGAACACATTACGGCGGACCGGGAATTTATAGGCGAAGAATGGTGGGAATTCCTGCTGGAACACGGGATCCCTTTTTACATCCGCATCAAGGAAAACGCGTTAATAGGATTGCGTGGCGGAAGATTCGTAAACGCCAGGCGATTGTTTGCACCCCATAAGCTGAAAGTCGCCTATTTTCATCCGACTTCCGTGACGATCGCCAAGGTGAAGGTGTATGTTTCGGGAATGAAGTACATCGAGAACGGAAAGCTCGAATACTTGATCCTCGCGTCTCCGAAAAACACTCGGGAAAGCTTGGAGATTTACCGTGAACGCTGGCAGATAGAAACCATGTTCAGAGGCTTCAAAAGTGCGGGCTTCAACCTTGAGGATACGCATTTACAAGATTACGGAAGGATAAACAAGTTGCTGTGTGTCATAGCAATAGCGTTTATCTGGTCGTATAATATCGGGATTTTCAAACACGATGAGGAGAAGCCGATCAAGATCAAAAAACACGGGAGAAGGGCGAAAAGCTTTTTCTCGTACGGCCTTGAGGAAATAGCCCACGCTCTGATTAATAAGGTCGAAACGAAGATCGAGAGATTATCAGGGCTATTTTTGTCATGTACTTAG
- a CDS encoding glycoside hydrolase family 2 protein produces MMRTNTMVALLFALFFSIGSADVLAEGIVLQNAENREGFVLDGLWNVRLAPFRGGNGKGMSKPMKPGAKDESFVDRLAVPGDWNTQAEKLYYYEGSVFYKRNFKWKKNSAKRYILHFGAANYEAEVFLNGNTIGTHKGGFTPFDFEVTDELLNGDNTLVVKVTNQRKKESIPTIRFDWWNYGGLTRSVKLVEVGETFISDYSVALDQNDKRMISGWTQLDGKYQGKEVTVEIPELKIKKSVTVSDNGKAEFIVKPKRLELWSPETPKLYTVRLTVGDDKVEDKIGFRSIETKNGDILLNGKKVFLRGINLHEEAPMGGGRLTTAEECRTLLGWAKELGCNFVRLAHYPHSEMMVREAERMGLMVWAEIPVYWKIDFENETAYANAEQMLVEMVQRDRNRASVILWSVANETRESEARQRFLGNLLKKTKELDPVRLTTAALEAFKEVDGVRVIDDPLGDLVDVLGVNCYCGWYFRKPTECPELGWEIKFDKPVIFSEFGAGALQGHYGDKSEKWTEEYQEEVYRQNIGMIKEQMPFLDGMTPWILVDFRSPIRPNRVIQNDYNRKGLLSEKGVRKKAFYVLQKFYQELEEKAFGKGKVQ; encoded by the coding sequence ATGATGAGAACGAACACTATGGTGGCGCTTCTGTTTGCGCTTTTCTTCTCTATTGGCTCAGCAGATGTCTTGGCTGAGGGAATTGTTTTACAAAATGCTGAAAACCGTGAAGGCTTTGTCTTGGATGGTCTTTGGAACGTTCGTTTGGCTCCATTTAGGGGCGGAAACGGAAAGGGGATGTCAAAACCGATGAAACCCGGAGCCAAAGACGAGTCTTTTGTGGATCGTTTGGCGGTACCTGGAGATTGGAATACTCAGGCTGAAAAATTATACTATTATGAGGGGTCCGTATTTTACAAAAGAAACTTTAAATGGAAAAAGAATTCTGCCAAGCGCTACATCCTTCATTTTGGTGCGGCTAATTACGAAGCTGAGGTTTTCCTGAACGGAAATACAATCGGTACGCATAAAGGTGGTTTTACGCCTTTTGATTTCGAAGTAACCGATGAACTGTTAAACGGTGATAATACTTTGGTGGTGAAGGTCACGAATCAGCGAAAGAAAGAGTCCATTCCGACTATTCGCTTTGATTGGTGGAATTATGGAGGCCTTACGCGTTCTGTAAAGTTGGTTGAGGTTGGCGAAACCTTTATTTCGGATTATTCAGTGGCCTTGGATCAGAATGATAAGCGGATGATTTCGGGCTGGACACAACTTGACGGAAAATACCAAGGGAAAGAGGTGACGGTTGAGATACCGGAATTGAAGATCAAAAAATCGGTTACGGTATCTGATAATGGTAAAGCCGAGTTTATCGTTAAGCCGAAGCGATTGGAATTGTGGTCGCCGGAAACGCCCAAATTGTATACTGTTCGTTTAACGGTTGGCGATGATAAGGTAGAGGACAAAATTGGATTTAGAAGTATCGAAACCAAGAACGGAGATATACTTTTGAACGGGAAGAAGGTTTTTCTCCGTGGTATAAACCTGCATGAGGAAGCGCCGATGGGTGGCGGTCGTCTTACTACGGCCGAGGAATGCCGGACTTTGTTGGGTTGGGCTAAAGAGCTTGGCTGTAACTTCGTTCGCTTGGCGCATTATCCGCATAGCGAAATGATGGTACGTGAGGCTGAGCGCATGGGGCTGATGGTTTGGGCCGAAATTCCGGTGTATTGGAAAATAGATTTTGAAAATGAAACGGCTTACGCAAACGCCGAACAGATGTTGGTGGAGATGGTTCAGCGTGACCGTAACCGGGCTTCCGTTATCCTGTGGTCTGTGGCTAACGAGACTAGAGAAAGTGAGGCTCGTCAGCGCTTCTTGGGGAATCTTCTAAAAAAGACCAAAGAATTGGATCCTGTCCGGTTAACTACCGCTGCTTTAGAAGCCTTTAAAGAAGTGGATGGAGTCCGTGTAATCGACGATCCGTTAGGCGATTTGGTAGATGTTTTGGGCGTGAATTGTTACTGCGGTTGGTATTTCAGAAAACCTACAGAGTGCCCGGAATTGGGCTGGGAAATTAAGTTCGATAAGCCCGTAATTTTCAGCGAATTCGGAGCGGGCGCTTTGCAGGGCCATTATGGCGACAAAAGTGAGAAATGGACCGAAGAATATCAGGAAGAGGTTTATCGTCAAAATATCGGGATGATTAAGGAGCAAATGCCTTTTCTCGATGGTATGACTCCTTGGATTTTGGTTGATTTCCGTTCTCCGATTCGTCCGAACCGTGTGATTCAGAACGACTATAACAGGAAGGGCCTTCTTTCTGAAAAAGGCGTGCGCAAAAAAGCGTTTTACGTATTACAGAAATTCTATCAAGAATTAGAAGAAAAAGCTTTCGGAAAAGGAAAGGTCCAATAG